From a single Primulina eburnea isolate SZY01 unplaced genomic scaffold, ASM2296580v1 ctg473_ERROPOS1500000+, whole genome shotgun sequence genomic region:
- the LOC140821239 gene encoding protein ABIL3-like isoform X1: MATITASASMRPRESCSYDDVSMEQSMILSDSLKDLKNLSKELYSAAEYFELSYMDDNQKEIVANTLKDYAVDAIVNTVDHLGHATFKVSYLLDEKVDEVSENEFHISCMEQRLRRCQYYIDLEGLSQQSLLIKTPKYHKRYNLPVGETIDGAVQANIRNPECSLNVGDDWNQFRNARATTKETPPSTVSKGRSRNSSFSSNMPNINLAEHRTASPPRFPLVRPNSHSSNTTSPKCSRPSTPNRSRTTIPTPSLGRQMSISEPQKSASMHLHVGNRSAKDGEQLRNKSIRLLKALLSRSKPKKDETLYTYLDEY, translated from the exons ATGGCAACAATTACCGCATCTGCTTCAATGCGTCCTCGTGAGTCATGTAGCTACGATGATGTCTCCATGGAGCAAAGCATGATCCTCTCGGATAGTTTAAAG GACTTGAAGAATCTTAGCAAAGAATTATATTCAGCTGCTGAATACTTTGAGTTGTCTTATATGGATGACAACCAAAAGGAAAT AGTGGCGAATACATTAAAAGATTATGCCGTTGATGCAATTGTTAATACGGTGGACCATTTGGGCCATGCCACCTTTAAGGTCAGTTATCTGCTGGATGAAAAGGTCGACGAAGTTTCAGAAAATGAATTCCATATATCTTGCATGGAGCAG AGATTGCGGAGGTGCCAGTATTACATCGATCTTGAAGGTCTGTCGCAGCAGTCACTACTGATTAAGACTCCAAAGTATCACAAGCGATACAATTTACCAG TGGGCGAGACGATAGATGGAGCTGTTCAAGCTAATATAAGAAACCCAGAATGCAGCCTGAATGTTGGAGATGACTGGAATCAATTTAGGAATG CTCGAGCTACAACCAAAGAAACTCCTCCATCAACGGTCAG CAAAGGGCGCTCTAGAAACTCTTCATTCTCTAGCAACATGCCAAATATAAATTTGG CAGAACATCGGACAGCATCTCCTCCCCGGTTTCCTCTTGTACGTCCTAATTCCCACTCGAGCAACACCACATCTCCGAAATGTTCACGGCCAAGCACCCCAAATCGTAGCCGGACAACTATCCCAACCCCTTCTCTCGGAAGACAAATG TCTATATCTGAACCTCAGAAATCGGCTTCAATGCATTTGCATGTTGGAAACAGAAGTGCCAAAGATGGTGAGCAGCTTCGTAACAAGAGCATACGACTTCTCAAGGCGTTGCTTAGTCGAAGCAAGCCGAAGAAAGACGAAACGTTGTATACTTACTTAGATGAATATTGA
- the LOC140821239 gene encoding protein ABIL3-like isoform X2 encodes MATITASASMRPRESCSYDDVSMEQSMILSDSLKDLKNLSKELYSAAEYFELSYMDDNQKEIVANTLKDYAVDAIVNTVDHLGHATFKVSYLLDEKVDEVSENEFHISCMEQRLRRCQYYIDLEGLSQQSLLIKTPKYHKRYNLPVGETIDGAVQANIRNPECSLNVGDDWNQFRNARATTKETPPSTVSKGRSRNSSFSSNMPNINLEHRTASPPRFPLVRPNSHSSNTTSPKCSRPSTPNRSRTTIPTPSLGRQMSISEPQKSASMHLHVGNRSAKDGEQLRNKSIRLLKALLSRSKPKKDETLYTYLDEY; translated from the exons ATGGCAACAATTACCGCATCTGCTTCAATGCGTCCTCGTGAGTCATGTAGCTACGATGATGTCTCCATGGAGCAAAGCATGATCCTCTCGGATAGTTTAAAG GACTTGAAGAATCTTAGCAAAGAATTATATTCAGCTGCTGAATACTTTGAGTTGTCTTATATGGATGACAACCAAAAGGAAAT AGTGGCGAATACATTAAAAGATTATGCCGTTGATGCAATTGTTAATACGGTGGACCATTTGGGCCATGCCACCTTTAAGGTCAGTTATCTGCTGGATGAAAAGGTCGACGAAGTTTCAGAAAATGAATTCCATATATCTTGCATGGAGCAG AGATTGCGGAGGTGCCAGTATTACATCGATCTTGAAGGTCTGTCGCAGCAGTCACTACTGATTAAGACTCCAAAGTATCACAAGCGATACAATTTACCAG TGGGCGAGACGATAGATGGAGCTGTTCAAGCTAATATAAGAAACCCAGAATGCAGCCTGAATGTTGGAGATGACTGGAATCAATTTAGGAATG CTCGAGCTACAACCAAAGAAACTCCTCCATCAACGGTCAG CAAAGGGCGCTCTAGAAACTCTTCATTCTCTAGCAACATGCCAAATATAAATTTGG AACATCGGACAGCATCTCCTCCCCGGTTTCCTCTTGTACGTCCTAATTCCCACTCGAGCAACACCACATCTCCGAAATGTTCACGGCCAAGCACCCCAAATCGTAGCCGGACAACTATCCCAACCCCTTCTCTCGGAAGACAAATG TCTATATCTGAACCTCAGAAATCGGCTTCAATGCATTTGCATGTTGGAAACAGAAGTGCCAAAGATGGTGAGCAGCTTCGTAACAAGAGCATACGACTTCTCAAGGCGTTGCTTAGTCGAAGCAAGCCGAAGAAAGACGAAACGTTGTATACTTACTTAGATGAATATTGA